A single genomic interval of Bradyrhizobium sp. AZCC 1693 harbors:
- a CDS encoding tripartite tricarboxylate transporter permease: protein MEELVNLFHGFAVALQPFNIMVMVVGIVLGVVIGVLPGLGGANGVAILLPLTFSMPPTSAIIMLSCIYWGALFGGAITSILFNIPGEPWSVATTFDGYPMAQKGKAGEALTAAFTSSFVGALFAVAMITLVAPLVASFALQFGPAEKFAVYFLAFCSFVGLSKEPPFKTIAAMMIGFALAAVGLDSITGQLRLTFGFTELLNGFDFLIAVIGLFGIGEILLTMEEGLSFRGGNAKINLRVVLQTWKELPAYWVTSLRSCVIGCWMGITPAGATPASFMSYGIAKRVAKNGSNFGKGEIEGVVAPETAAHAAGTAALLPMLSLGVPGSPTAAVLLGGLLIWGLQPGPMLFVEQKEFVWGLIASMYLGNIVGLLVVLTCVPVFAAILRVPFSIIAPLILVLCAIGAYSVHSSTFDVMLMLVFGVFGYLLKKCNYPLAPLVLAIVLGDKAEEAFRQSLLGSQGSLGIFFSNTLVSTIMILGLIALFWSVIQQGYSRLRATIA, encoded by the coding sequence ATGGAAGAACTCGTTAATCTGTTTCACGGCTTTGCGGTCGCGCTGCAGCCCTTCAACATCATGGTGATGGTCGTCGGCATCGTGCTCGGCGTCGTGATCGGCGTGCTGCCGGGATTGGGCGGCGCCAATGGCGTGGCCATCCTGCTGCCGCTGACATTCTCGATGCCGCCGACATCGGCCATCATCATGCTGTCCTGCATCTACTGGGGCGCCTTGTTCGGCGGAGCGATCACCTCGATCCTGTTCAACATACCCGGCGAACCATGGTCGGTCGCGACCACGTTCGACGGCTACCCGATGGCGCAGAAGGGCAAGGCCGGCGAGGCATTGACGGCGGCGTTCACCTCCTCGTTCGTCGGCGCGCTGTTCGCGGTCGCCATGATCACGCTGGTCGCCCCGCTGGTCGCAAGCTTTGCGCTGCAGTTCGGGCCGGCCGAGAAATTCGCGGTCTATTTTCTGGCGTTCTGCAGTTTCGTCGGATTGAGCAAGGAGCCGCCGTTCAAGACCATCGCGGCCATGATGATCGGGTTTGCGCTTGCCGCCGTCGGCCTCGACTCCATCACCGGACAACTGCGGCTGACGTTCGGCTTTACGGAATTGCTGAACGGATTCGACTTCCTGATCGCCGTTATCGGCCTGTTCGGCATCGGCGAGATCCTGCTGACGATGGAGGAAGGGCTCAGCTTCCGCGGCGGCAATGCCAAGATCAATTTGCGGGTGGTGCTGCAGACCTGGAAGGAGTTGCCGGCCTATTGGGTGACGTCGTTGCGCTCCTGCGTGATCGGTTGCTGGATGGGCATCACGCCGGCCGGCGCAACGCCGGCCTCCTTCATGAGTTACGGCATCGCCAAGCGGGTGGCGAAGAACGGCAGCAATTTCGGCAAGGGCGAAATCGAAGGCGTGGTGGCGCCGGAGACCGCGGCGCACGCCGCCGGCACCGCAGCCTTGCTGCCGATGCTCTCGCTAGGCGTGCCCGGTTCGCCGACGGCCGCCGTGTTGCTCGGCGGCCTCCTGATCTGGGGCCTGCAGCCCGGACCGATGCTGTTCGTCGAACAGAAGGAATTCGTCTGGGGTCTGATTGCCTCGATGTATCTCGGCAATATCGTCGGCCTGCTCGTCGTGTTGACCTGCGTGCCGGTTTTCGCGGCCATCCTGCGCGTCCCCTTCAGCATCATCGCGCCGCTCATCCTGGTGCTGTGCGCGATCGGCGCCTATTCGGTCCATAGCAGCACGTTCGACGTGATGCTGATGCTGGTGTTCGGCGTCTTCGGCTATCTACTCAAGAAGTGCAATTATCCCCTCGCCCCTCTGGTGCTGGCCATCGTGCTCGGCGACAAGGCGGAAGAGGCATTCCGGCAATCATTGCTGGGATCCCAGGGCTCGCTCGGCATATTCTTTTCCAATACGCTGGTGAGCACGATCATGATCCTGGGATTGATTGCGCTGTTCTGGTCGGTGATCCAGCAGGGCTATAGCCGTTTGCGAGCCACCATCGCCTGA
- the oxlT gene encoding oxalate/formate MFS antiporter, with protein sequence MTDTVHGAAAPVAARVSDTYRWTQLAIGVLAMVMIANYQYGWTFFVPDIQKKFGWDRASIQWAFTLFVLFETWLVPVEGWFVDKYGPRIVVLIGGILCAIGWAINAQATSLNGYYLGMIIAGIGAGGVYGTCVGNALKWFPDKRGLAAGITAAGFGAGSALTVAPIQAMIKDSGFQTTFLYFGLGQGIIIVLLAFFLFSPKAGQVPAVTQNANVIQSRRNYQPTEVIRQPIFWLMYFMFVIVGAGGLMVTANLKPIAVDWKVDSVPVTLMAVTMTAVTFAATIDRVLNGLTRPFFGWISDMIGRENTMFIAFGMEGIGIWGLYMLGHDPVWFVLLSGFVFFAWGEIYSLFPSTCTDTFGAKFATTNAGLLYTAKGTAALLVPVANYMQQSSGTWDNVFIVAAGANILASLLAIAVLKPWRKVVVAKSQVAA encoded by the coding sequence ATGACGGACACAGTGCACGGAGCGGCAGCCCCTGTGGCGGCCCGCGTCAGCGACACCTACCGCTGGACGCAATTGGCCATCGGCGTCCTCGCGATGGTGATGATCGCCAACTACCAATATGGTTGGACTTTCTTCGTCCCCGACATCCAGAAGAAGTTCGGATGGGATCGCGCGTCGATCCAGTGGGCCTTTACCCTTTTCGTTTTGTTCGAGACCTGGCTGGTGCCGGTCGAAGGCTGGTTCGTCGATAAATACGGTCCGCGCATCGTCGTCCTCATCGGCGGCATCCTCTGCGCCATCGGATGGGCGATCAACGCCCAGGCGACTTCGCTCAACGGCTACTACCTCGGCATGATCATCGCAGGCATCGGCGCCGGTGGCGTATACGGCACCTGCGTCGGCAACGCGCTGAAATGGTTCCCCGACAAGCGCGGCCTTGCGGCCGGCATCACCGCCGCCGGATTCGGCGCAGGCTCGGCGCTGACGGTCGCGCCGATCCAGGCGATGATCAAGGACTCCGGCTTCCAGACCACCTTCCTCTATTTCGGTCTCGGCCAGGGCATCATCATCGTGCTCCTCGCCTTCTTCCTGTTCTCGCCGAAAGCGGGACAAGTGCCTGCGGTGACGCAGAACGCCAACGTCATCCAGAGCCGGCGCAATTATCAGCCGACCGAGGTGATCCGTCAGCCGATCTTCTGGCTGATGTATTTCATGTTCGTGATCGTCGGCGCCGGCGGGTTGATGGTCACCGCCAACCTCAAGCCGATTGCCGTCGACTGGAAGGTCGACAGCGTGCCGGTCACGCTGATGGCAGTGACGATGACGGCGGTGACGTTCGCGGCCACAATCGATCGCGTCCTCAACGGTCTGACCCGTCCCTTCTTCGGCTGGATCTCCGACATGATCGGCCGCGAGAACACCATGTTCATCGCGTTCGGCATGGAAGGCATCGGCATCTGGGGCCTCTACATGCTGGGCCACGATCCCGTGTGGTTCGTGCTGCTGTCGGGCTTCGTGTTCTTCGCCTGGGGTGAGATCTACTCCCTGTTCCCGTCGACCTGCACCGACACCTTCGGCGCGAAGTTCGCGACCACCAATGCCGGCCTGCTCTACACGGCAAAGGGCACCGCGGCGCTGCTGGTGCCTGTCGCGAACTACATGCAGCAGTCTTCGGGCACCTGGGACAACGTGTTCATCGTCGCGGCCGGTGCGAATATCCTGGCCTCGCTGCTTGCGATCGCGGTGCTAAAGCCCTGGCGCAAGGTGGTGGTCGCCAAATCGCAGGTTGCGGCCTGA
- a CDS encoding CBS domain-containing protein, giving the protein MQVGDILRKKAARVATVRMNETVAIAAQLMRSSNISALVVKDVVRTEGNTAVGMFTERDVVRAIAEHGAAGINMRVSQFISVQQLVSCTSTDTLEHVRHLMSKHHIRHVPVIDNYSLIGVISIRDISNAFDDEATPFQLAASA; this is encoded by the coding sequence ATGCAAGTCGGAGATATCCTGCGCAAGAAAGCCGCCCGTGTCGCAACGGTTCGCATGAACGAGACCGTCGCCATTGCCGCGCAACTGATGCGTTCCAGCAATATCTCAGCGCTGGTCGTCAAGGATGTCGTCCGCACCGAAGGCAACACGGCGGTCGGCATGTTCACCGAGCGCGACGTGGTGCGCGCGATTGCCGAACACGGCGCAGCCGGCATCAACATGCGCGTTTCGCAGTTCATTTCAGTGCAGCAGCTCGTCTCCTGCACGTCGACGGATACGCTCGAGCATGTCCGTCACCTCATGAGCAAGCATCACATTCGCCACGTACCGGTGATCGACAATTACAGCCTGATCGGCGTCATCAGCATTCGCGACATCTCAAACGCGTTTGACGACGAAGCGACGCCCTTCCAGTTGGCCGCGTCGGCTTGA
- a CDS encoding ketopantoate reductase family protein, translating to MARNILILGASYGSLLATKLLMAGHNVTLVCRKQTAELINRDGTEVRIKLRDEAAHRPIFSRDLPGILDAVEPAGVDPSRYDLVGLAMQEPQYADHAIQALMIKIAEAKLPCLSIMNMPPLPYLRRIPALTNMELEEAYTNAAVWERFEPGLVSLCSPDPQAFRPPEEAANVLHVGLPTNFKAASFADEKHNLLLRELEADIDAVRLDGQDVPVKLKVFDSMFVPLAKWSMLLTGNYRCITPQEPQSIRDAVHGDINLSQSIYDHVDAIAQRLGADPTDQVPFEKYAKAAESLLRPSSAARAVAGGAPSIERVDLLVKLISHQLGVPNAEIDHTVQIVNQKLNESITAAGSGAPRGAPIAVT from the coding sequence ATGGCGCGTAACATTCTGATCCTTGGGGCATCGTATGGCTCGTTGCTGGCGACAAAGCTTTTGATGGCGGGTCACAACGTGACCCTGGTTTGCCGGAAGCAGACGGCAGAACTCATCAATCGCGACGGCACCGAAGTTCGCATCAAACTGCGCGACGAGGCGGCCCACCGGCCGATCTTCTCGCGCGACCTGCCTGGGATCCTGGACGCGGTCGAGCCCGCCGGCGTCGATCCTTCCCGCTATGATCTGGTTGGTCTTGCGATGCAGGAACCGCAATACGCCGACCACGCGATCCAGGCTCTGATGATCAAGATCGCCGAGGCGAAGCTGCCTTGCCTTTCGATCATGAACATGCCGCCCTTGCCCTATCTCAGACGGATCCCGGCCCTTACGAACATGGAGTTGGAGGAGGCCTATACCAACGCCGCGGTATGGGAACGGTTCGAGCCGGGCCTGGTGTCGCTCTGCTCCCCTGATCCGCAGGCCTTCCGTCCACCGGAAGAGGCGGCGAATGTTCTTCATGTAGGCCTGCCGACAAACTTCAAGGCCGCGTCATTTGCGGACGAGAAACATAACTTGCTGCTGCGGGAGTTGGAAGCCGACATCGATGCGGTGAGGCTGGACGGCCAGGACGTTCCGGTGAAGCTCAAAGTGTTCGATTCGATGTTCGTCCCTCTGGCCAAATGGTCGATGCTGTTGACCGGCAATTACCGCTGCATCACGCCGCAAGAGCCGCAATCGATTCGCGACGCGGTGCACGGCGATATCAATCTCTCGCAGTCGATCTATGACCATGTCGACGCCATCGCCCAGCGTCTGGGCGCTGATCCCACGGATCAGGTACCTTTCGAGAAATACGCCAAAGCGGCGGAAAGCCTTCTCAGGCCCTCTTCGGCGGCCCGGGCGGTCGCTGGTGGCGCGCCTTCCATCGAACGCGTCGACCTGCTGGTGAAGCTGATTTCGCATCAGCTTGGCGTACCCAATGCCGAAATCGACCATACGGTCCAGATCGTCAATCAGAAACTGAATGAGAGCATCACGGCGGCCGGGTCCGGCGCGCCGCGAGGTGCTCCAATCGCAGTGACATAG
- a CDS encoding SGNH/GDSL hydrolase family protein, whose translation MAGPTSAQFFNFGGYQQRPQPQRGGGWFGNEQRGGGWFGNDTFAPYQEHAPQPRWNGRQTPPAVREDFSKAPPPEKRNTVPERHILVLGDAMADWLAYGLENVYADQPDTGVIRKHKTVSGLIKYQPKGNPADWAAAAKGILATEKADAIVVMLGLDDRVAIREPAADKSDSKPGDKKDAKAKPDGKSSGEKPAAKPDGATTVADPESPPDDAADSSNARPATGQERSAGSPSGLHEFREKRWVELYREKIEEMIGVLKSKGVPVLWVGLPVVRGPKATADTAFLDTLYRDAAGKAGITYVDVWDGFVDEAGSFLQQGPDFEGQIRRLRSSDGVYFTKAGALKLAHYAEREINRLLAARSGPIVLPTEPATPDASARPDQPAPRPLAGPIVPLMASSFSADQLLGGPGSRPVTMDAQAARVLITGEPLSAPAGRADDFAWPRREIGREGAKGETPVASTSLDANARAPAVSLKPKKQRR comes from the coding sequence ATGGCCGGACCAACCTCTGCACAGTTTTTTAATTTCGGCGGATATCAGCAGCGGCCGCAACCACAACGCGGTGGAGGCTGGTTCGGCAACGAACAACGCGGCGGCGGCTGGTTTGGTAACGACACGTTTGCGCCGTACCAGGAGCACGCGCCGCAGCCTCGCTGGAATGGGCGGCAAACGCCACCGGCGGTGCGCGAGGATTTTTCAAAGGCGCCGCCGCCCGAGAAACGCAACACTGTGCCGGAGCGCCACATTCTTGTGCTCGGTGACGCCATGGCGGACTGGCTCGCCTATGGGCTTGAGAACGTCTATGCCGATCAGCCTGACACGGGTGTGATCCGCAAACACAAGACAGTCTCTGGCCTGATCAAGTATCAACCGAAGGGCAATCCAGCCGATTGGGCCGCCGCCGCCAAGGGCATTCTCGCCACCGAAAAAGCGGACGCCATTGTCGTTATGCTCGGGCTTGATGACCGCGTCGCAATCCGCGAGCCGGCAGCCGATAAATCCGACAGCAAGCCGGGGGACAAGAAAGACGCCAAGGCCAAACCAGATGGCAAGTCTTCGGGCGAAAAACCCGCGGCGAAGCCGGATGGCGCAACCACGGTGGCGGATCCCGAATCGCCGCCAGACGATGCCGCCGACAGCAGTAATGCGCGGCCGGCCACAGGACAGGAGAGGAGCGCGGGCTCGCCGAGCGGTCTCCATGAGTTTCGCGAGAAACGCTGGGTGGAACTCTACAGAGAAAAGATCGAGGAGATGATCGGCGTACTCAAGTCCAAGGGCGTGCCGGTGCTTTGGGTCGGTCTGCCGGTGGTACGAGGCCCCAAGGCGACCGCCGACACGGCGTTTCTGGATACGCTCTATCGCGATGCGGCCGGCAAGGCCGGCATCACCTATGTCGATGTCTGGGACGGATTTGTCGATGAAGCCGGGAGCTTTTTACAGCAAGGTCCCGATTTCGAAGGGCAGATCCGCCGGCTGCGCTCCTCAGACGGCGTGTACTTCACCAAGGCCGGTGCGCTCAAGCTCGCGCATTATGCCGAACGCGAAATCAACCGGCTGCTGGCTGCGCGTTCCGGGCCGATCGTGCTGCCGACCGAACCGGCAACGCCCGACGCCAGCGCGCGGCCGGATCAGCCGGCGCCGCGTCCGCTGGCCGGGCCGATCGTACCCTTGATGGCCTCCTCTTTCAGCGCGGATCAATTGCTCGGCGGTCCGGGGTCGCGGCCGGTGACGATGGATGCGCAAGCAGCCCGGGTCTTGATCACCGGTGAGCCCTTGTCGGCGCCAGCCGGTCGCGCCGACGATTTTGCCTGGCCGCGACGCGAAATTGGACGCGAAGGGGCCAAGGGTGAGACGCCAGTGGCATCAACATCGCTCGATGCCAACGCACGCGCGCCGGCGGTGTCGCTAAAGCCGAAAAAGCAGCGCCGCTAG
- a CDS encoding class I SAM-dependent methyltransferase, protein MRTAADFNLYYATPDPWHISHAQFRDKVLRRRLKPFIRDKSVLELGCGEGHLTQTTFNKARSVVGIDISDVAIARAKSLNLPNARFECADFLQASFEGYDVIAALECVYYLSFQEQGAFLEKVAKEHPGKILLLSGPIVDYRRHFSHKRLMHEFTTLGFIPLKFYNLSVYWYPPSSRIIAGLIKLPLGYTLLDWIPESMIYQRLYALRAPKRGSDIR, encoded by the coding sequence ATGCGAACGGCCGCAGATTTCAATCTCTATTACGCAACTCCTGACCCCTGGCATATTTCCCACGCGCAATTCAGGGATAAAGTCTTGCGCCGACGCCTGAAGCCGTTCATCCGGGACAAATCCGTTCTTGAGCTGGGTTGTGGTGAAGGCCACTTGACCCAAACAACTTTTAACAAAGCACGATCCGTGGTTGGCATCGACATAAGCGATGTAGCGATTGCTCGCGCTAAATCGCTGAACCTGCCAAATGCCCGATTTGAATGCGCTGATTTTTTACAAGCGTCATTTGAAGGTTACGACGTGATCGCGGCCCTCGAATGCGTCTACTATCTGTCCTTTCAAGAGCAGGGAGCGTTCCTGGAGAAAGTTGCCAAAGAGCACCCTGGCAAGATACTTCTGCTCTCGGGTCCAATTGTGGACTACAGAAGACACTTCAGTCATAAGCGATTGATGCACGAGTTTACGACTTTGGGGTTCATTCCCCTTAAATTTTATAACCTGTCGGTTTATTGGTATCCGCCTTCATCCAGAATTATCGCTGGCCTGATCAAGCTGCCCCTTGGATACACCTTGCTTGATTGGATACCGGAGTCGATGATCTACCAAAGACTATACGCACTTCGAGCACCCAAACGCGGCTCGGATATTCGATAA
- a CDS encoding NAD(P)H-dependent flavin oxidoreductase → MKTRFTELVGVEHPIVQGGMQWVGRAELVAAVANAGALGLITALTQPTPEDLTREIARCRDMTDKPFGVNLTILPAIKPPPYAEYRQAIIEAGIKIVETAGNKPQEHVTEFKKHGIKIIHKCTSVRHGLSAERMGVDALSIDGFECAGHPGEDDTPGLILIPAAADKIKIPMIASGGFGDGRGLVAALALGAEGINMGTRFMCTKESPIHQLVKERIVANDERETELIFRTMRNTSRVARNTISTKVVAMEKEGAKFEDVRELVAGARGKMVYATGDADEGIWSAGQVQGLIHDIPTCAELVSRIMREAEAIIRSRLEGMMSGAQRQAAE, encoded by the coding sequence ATGAAGACGCGATTCACCGAGCTGGTTGGCGTTGAGCACCCGATCGTCCAGGGCGGCATGCAGTGGGTCGGACGCGCCGAGCTGGTCGCGGCGGTCGCCAATGCCGGCGCACTCGGGCTGATCACGGCGCTGACGCAGCCGACGCCGGAGGATCTGACACGCGAAATCGCGCGCTGCCGCGACATGACCGACAAGCCGTTCGGCGTCAACCTCACCATCCTGCCCGCGATCAAGCCGCCTCCTTACGCCGAATACCGTCAGGCCATCATCGAGGCCGGCATCAAGATCGTGGAGACCGCCGGCAACAAGCCGCAGGAACACGTCACCGAATTCAAGAAGCACGGCATCAAGATCATCCACAAATGCACCAGCGTCCGTCATGGGCTATCGGCGGAGCGGATGGGCGTCGATGCGCTCTCGATCGACGGCTTTGAATGCGCCGGCCATCCCGGCGAGGATGACACGCCCGGCCTGATCCTGATCCCGGCGGCCGCCGACAAGATCAAGATTCCGATGATCGCCTCAGGCGGGTTCGGCGACGGCCGCGGCCTTGTCGCAGCGCTCGCGCTCGGCGCCGAGGGCATCAACATGGGCACGCGCTTCATGTGCACCAAGGAAAGCCCGATCCATCAGCTCGTGAAGGAGCGCATCGTTGCGAACGACGAGCGCGAGACCGAGCTGATCTTCCGCACCATGCGCAACACCTCGCGCGTCGCCAGGAACACGATCTCGACCAAGGTCGTCGCGATGGAGAAGGAAGGCGCAAAATTCGAGGACGTGCGCGAGCTCGTCGCCGGCGCCCGCGGCAAGATGGTCTACGCGACCGGCGATGCCGATGAAGGCATCTGGTCGGCCGGCCAGGTCCAGGGCCTGATCCACGATATTCCGACCTGCGCCGAACTGGTGTCGCGCATCATGCGCGAGGCGGAAGCGATCATCCGCAGCCGGCTCGAAGGCATGATGTCGGGCGCGCAGCGGCAGGCCGCCGAATAG
- a CDS encoding alpha/beta hydrolase family protein, which produces MRLFRFALAVALCLTATLTHAAGLRLIKVRSDGAPTLQIAVWSPCSAAAGEVKLGSTVLPGTMDCPVSGEKLPIIVTSHGFGGGFTGNHDTTEILADAGFVVVGINHPVDTGAGDMARADTLAALIERPADIKRVIDYMLGEWSDRARLDPDRIGFFGFSRGGYTGLVIAGANPDIRKATAFCPEGNRKPSCEELQRNEIPTQMPVHDPRVRAMVIADPAFGPLFDRNGLKDVRIPIQLWASELSGEDKITEIRPDYFTAIDQELPIKADYHIVRNAGHFAFLSPCPQDTAKRLPKICTDRSGFDRVAFHKEWNASILAFFRKHLIDARQP; this is translated from the coding sequence ATGCGACTTTTCAGATTCGCCCTTGCGGTCGCCCTCTGCTTGACGGCCACGCTCACCCATGCAGCGGGCCTCCGGCTCATCAAGGTGCGATCCGACGGAGCCCCGACGCTGCAGATAGCAGTATGGTCTCCTTGCAGTGCAGCCGCGGGCGAAGTGAAACTCGGCAGTACCGTTCTGCCCGGGACGATGGACTGCCCTGTCTCCGGAGAGAAGCTGCCGATCATCGTCACGTCGCACGGTTTCGGAGGAGGCTTTACCGGAAACCACGATACGACCGAGATCCTCGCGGATGCAGGCTTCGTCGTGGTCGGCATCAATCATCCGGTCGATACCGGTGCAGGCGATATGGCCCGTGCAGATACTCTTGCTGCCCTGATCGAGCGCCCCGCCGACATCAAGAGAGTGATCGACTACATGCTCGGCGAGTGGTCGGACCGCGCCAGGCTCGATCCCGACAGGATTGGTTTCTTCGGCTTTTCGCGGGGCGGCTACACCGGCCTCGTCATCGCCGGAGCCAATCCAGACATCCGCAAGGCCACGGCATTCTGCCCGGAGGGAAATCGCAAGCCAAGTTGCGAGGAACTGCAAAGGAATGAGATTCCGACACAGATGCCCGTCCATGACCCTCGCGTAAGGGCCATGGTCATCGCCGATCCGGCTTTCGGTCCGTTGTTCGATCGGAACGGATTGAAAGATGTGAGGATACCGATTCAGCTCTGGGCCTCGGAGCTCAGTGGCGAAGACAAGATAACTGAGATCCGGCCCGACTACTTCACGGCGATTGATCAAGAACTGCCGATCAAGGCGGACTACCATATTGTCCGAAATGCCGGACATTTTGCTTTCCTGTCGCCTTGTCCTCAGGATACCGCGAAGCGCCTACCGAAGATTTGCACAGACCGGTCGGGCTTCGACCGCGTCGCTTTCCATAAAGAGTGGAACGCGAGTATTCTGGCGTTCTTTCGCAAGCATCTAATCGATGCGCGTCAACCGTGA
- a CDS encoding zinc-binding dehydrogenase — protein sequence MKAYVYGANGAEIAEVAKPSPKGTQVLVKVHACGLNRADLGMTKGHAHGAAGGVGTVLGMEWAGEVAELGPDAKGVKVGDKIMGSGGAAFAEYTLADHGRLFRAPSNMNFEEAATLPVALATMHNAVVTNGALRKGQTVLIQGASSGVGLMAMQIAKFKGAKLVIGSSTDAMRRGRLKEFGADLAIDSSDPGWVDQVLKATNGEGVDLIVDQVSGKVANQNLAATKVKGRIVNVGRLGGTHADFNFDLHAARRITYIGVTFRTRTIEEIREIFDEVRKDIWGAVESRKLQLPIDKVYPFAEIGKAFEHMEANKHLGKIVVTL from the coding sequence ATGAAAGCCTATGTCTACGGCGCCAACGGCGCCGAAATCGCCGAGGTCGCAAAACCTTCGCCGAAGGGCACGCAGGTGCTGGTCAAGGTCCATGCCTGCGGCCTCAACCGCGCCGATCTCGGCATGACCAAGGGCCATGCGCATGGCGCGGCCGGCGGCGTCGGCACCGTGCTCGGCATGGAATGGGCGGGCGAAGTCGCCGAGCTCGGCCCCGACGCCAAAGGCGTCAAGGTCGGCGACAAGATCATGGGCTCGGGCGGCGCGGCGTTTGCCGAATATACGCTGGCCGACCATGGCCGGTTGTTCCGCGCGCCCTCGAACATGAACTTTGAGGAAGCCGCTACCCTCCCCGTCGCGCTCGCCACCATGCACAACGCGGTGGTGACCAACGGCGCGCTGCGAAAAGGCCAGACCGTCCTGATCCAGGGCGCCAGCTCCGGTGTCGGCTTGATGGCGATGCAGATCGCAAAATTCAAGGGCGCAAAACTCGTCATCGGCTCCTCGACGGATGCGATGCGCCGCGGGCGGCTGAAGGAGTTCGGCGCCGATCTCGCGATCGATTCCAGCGATCCCGGCTGGGTCGACCAGGTCCTGAAGGCAACCAACGGCGAAGGCGTCGACCTGATCGTCGACCAGGTTTCCGGCAAGGTCGCCAACCAGAACCTCGCCGCGACCAAGGTCAAGGGCCGCATCGTCAATGTCGGCCGGCTCGGCGGCACCCACGCCGATTTCAATTTCGACCTGCACGCCGCCCGTCGCATCACCTATATCGGCGTCACCTTCCGCACCCGCACCATCGAAGAGATCCGCGAGATTTTTGACGAGGTCCGCAAGGACATCTGGGGCGCAGTGGAATCGCGAAAACTGCAACTGCCGATCGACAAGGTTTATCCGTTCGCCGAGATCGGCAAAGCGTTCGAGCACATGGAAGCCAACAAGCATCTCGGCAAGATCGTGGTGACGCTGTAG
- a CDS encoding SMP-30/gluconolactonase/LRE family protein, with amino-acid sequence MTLRCVLDGGRYFEGPRWHAGRLWFVDCMERTLLSLSPSGEREQHAKFDDDTPCGVGILPDGRLVVLTMYRKRLMTYADGRLSLCADLSGTATGTIDDMIVDGLGRAYVGDLGFDMPPPPDRGAPGRIILVMPDGAARVVAEGLRFPNGIAVSADNSRLIVAEMDGACLADYDIEPNGDLKFRGRFGSMKSPDGICLDQQGAVWVASFEEDAFIRLNPDGRELQRIEVPGRRALACVLGGPERKTLFCLSAATSYEELRQRKSSSRIDVVDVEIAGAGYP; translated from the coding sequence ATGACGCTGCGATGCGTACTTGATGGCGGACGCTATTTCGAGGGGCCGCGCTGGCATGCCGGCCGGCTCTGGTTCGTCGACTGCATGGAACGGACACTGCTCAGCCTTTCTCCCTCCGGCGAGCGCGAGCAGCATGCGAAATTCGACGACGACACGCCCTGCGGCGTCGGCATCCTGCCGGACGGACGGCTTGTCGTCCTGACCATGTATCGCAAACGCCTGATGACCTATGCGGACGGCCGGCTTTCGCTCTGTGCCGACCTGTCGGGGACCGCCACCGGCACGATCGACGACATGATCGTCGACGGGCTGGGGCGCGCCTATGTCGGCGATCTCGGCTTCGATATGCCGCCGCCGCCAGATCGCGGCGCGCCCGGCCGCATCATTCTCGTGATGCCGGACGGCGCGGCACGCGTGGTCGCCGAAGGATTGCGGTTTCCCAACGGCATTGCGGTCTCGGCCGACAACAGCCGGCTCATCGTGGCCGAAATGGATGGCGCCTGCCTAGCCGATTATGACATCGAGCCGAACGGTGACTTGAAGTTTCGTGGCCGCTTCGGAAGCATGAAGTCTCCGGATGGCATCTGCCTCGACCAGCAAGGCGCCGTGTGGGTCGCGTCCTTCGAAGAAGACGCCTTCATTCGCCTGAACCCCGATGGGCGCGAGTTGCAGCGAATAGAAGTCCCCGGCCGCCGCGCCCTCGCCTGCGTCCTTGGCGGGCCCGAACGGAAGACGCTGTTCTGCTTGAGTGCGGCAACGTCCTACGAAGAACTCCGGCAACGCAAATCGTCCTCGCGAATCGACGTGGTCGATGTGGAAATTGCGGGAGCGGGCTATCCCTGA